In Solanum lycopersicum chromosome 5, SLM_r2.1, the following are encoded in one genomic region:
- the AML1 gene encoding mei2-like protein isoform X2 codes for MRELQGLSPSSYFSEELCFRDERQVGFWKANSLQNYHGLKSDDALQRAAVRSSPFENHISLGSPTTKHFEHHDSHLKQDKNVNSIIERRAVGIERASHSLPRGLDYNVGVRSIVSTDLASYPTEDDKISVLGGQCENGLFSSSLSELFSRKLRLPTNYSPHGHSVGAADSHYEEERFESLKELEAHAIGNLLPDDDDLLAGVTDGLDYVGQPYAGDETEDLDLFSSVGGMDLGEDGSSTGQQNSEYAGNYTLPLGDSNAAIGSQKPFEENPSRTLFVRNVNSSVEDSELQTLFEQYGDIRMLYTACKHRGFVMISYYDIRASQNAMKALQNNPLRRRKLDIHFSIPKVCMLHLSKLDIHFSIPKDNPSEKNANQGTLLVFNLDSSVSNDELRQIFGVYGEIKEIRETQHRSHHKYIEFYDVRAAEAALRALNRSDVAGKQIMIEAIHPGGTRRLSQQFPSELEQDEPGLYLHQNSPSSLATGFSGALPHGGHGLSMENGSILGRQSASGSAMNSYLDNAFDCGLSFSVPNSLLRLESKGGNQANVGETGHLQSQFNFDLRGTSGLHPHSLPEYHDGLSNGTTSISPGGISANMNIRPLEAIENRKFSRVGPNGQPVELNEVFTPNGTANCPSPGHQYMWSNSHQSQPQGMMWPNSPTYVGGVCASRPQQLHSVPRAPSHMLNALVPINNHHVGSAPSVNPSLSLWDRRHAYAGESPDASGFHPGSLGSMRISGNSPHPLEFIPHNVFSRTGGSCIDLPMSSSNVGHQQRNLMFPGRAQIIPMISSFDSPNERMRSRRNEGNSSQTDNKKQFELDIERIARGDDKRTTLMIKNIPNKYTSKMLLSAIDERHRGTYDFIYLPIDFKNKCNVGYAFINMTEPSLIVPFYHAFNGKKWEKFNSEKVASLAYARIQGKSALIAHFQNSSLMNEDKRCRPILFHTDGPNAGDQVPFPMGVSMRPRSSKNRAGTSEESYQESKDFIIEESVNESN; via the exons ATGAGAGAGCTACAGGGTTTATCCCCATCATCTTACTTCTCCGAGGAATTATGTTTTCGTGATGAG agacaagTTGGATTTTGGAAGGCAAATAGCCTGCAGAACTATCATG GTCTTAAAAGTGATGATGCTTTACAAAGAGCTGCTGTTCGTTCATCACCCTTTGAGAATCATATTTCGTTGGGCTCCCCGACGACGAAGCATTTTGAACATCATGATTCTCATCTAAAACAAGACAAAAATGTTAACAGTATCATAGAAAGACGAGCTGTTGGAATAGAAAGAGCATCTCACTCCTTACCTAGAGGTCTTGACTATAACGTGGGTGTAAGATCTATTGTCAGCACTGACTTGGCATCTTATCCAACAGAAGATGACAAAATTAGCGTATTGGGCGGTCAATGTGAGAATGGTCTCTTCTCGAGCTCATTATCAGAGTTATTCAGTAGAAAAT TGCGATTACCGACCAACTATTCCCCACATGGCCATTCTGTTGGAGCAGCTGACTCACACTATGAAGAAGAACGTTTTGAGTCCCTTAAAGAACTTGAGGCCCACGCTATTGGAAATCTTCTCCCTGATGATGATGACTTGCTTGCTGGGGTTACTGATGGGCTAGACTATGTTGGCCAACCCTATGCTGGTGATGAAACTGAGGATCTTGATCTTTTCAGTAGTGTTGGAGGTATGGACCTAGGAGAAGATGGTTCCTCTACAGGACAACAAAATTCTGAATATGCTGGGAATTATACTCTGCCTTTGGGAGACTCTAATGCTGCAATTGGTAGCCAGAAACCTTTCGAGGAAAATCCATCTAGAACGCTCTTTGTAAGAAATGTAAATAGCAGTGTTGAAGATTCTGAACTACAAACTCTTTTTGAG CAATATGGAGATATTCGCATGCTATATACAGCATGCAAACATCGCGGTTTTGTTATGATATCTTATTATGATATTCGAGCATCACAGAATGCCATGAAAGCTCTTCAGAACAATCCACTGAGACGCAGGAAGCTAGACATACATTTCTCTATTCCCAAGGTATGTATGCTTCATCTTTCGAAGCTAGACATACATTTCTCTATTCCCAAG GACAATCCATCAGAAAAAAATGCCAACCAAGGGACTCTCCTGGTTTTCAACCTTGATTCCTCTGTTTCAAATGATGAACTTCGACAAATATTTGGTGTATATGGGGAGATTAAGGAG ATCCGCGAGACTCAGCATAGAAGCCATCACAAATATATAGAGTTTTATGATGTTAGAGCTGCAGAAGCTGCTCTTCGTGCTTTAAACAGGAGTGACGTTGCAGGGAAGCAGATAATGATTGAAGCAATCCATCCTGGTGGTACCAGACG GTTGTCGCAGCAATTTCCTTCTGAGCTGGAGCAAGATGAACCTGGTCTTTATTTGCACCAGAATAGTCCTAGCAGTTTAGCCACTGGATTTTCTG GAGCACTTCCACATGGAGGACATGGTTTGAGTATGGAAAATGGATCTATTCTGGGCAGACAATCAGCCAGTGGTTCTGCCATGAATTCCTATTTGGATAATGCATTTGACTGTGGATTATCATTCAGTGTTCCTAACAGCTTATTGAGGTTGGAATCTAAGGGGGGCAACCAAGCTAATGTTGGTGAAACTGGCCACCTGCAGAGCCAATTCAATTTTGACCTTCGGGGCACATCAGGTCTCCATCCTCATTCTCTGCCAGAGTACCATGATGGTTTATCTAATGGAACGACCTCCATTTCTCCGGGCGGCATTTCTGCAAATATGAATATCAGGCCACTAGAAGCAATAGAAAACCGAAAGTTCTCCAGAGTTGGCCCTAATGGGCAACCGGTTGAACTAAATGAAG TTTTTACTCCAAATGGAACTGCAAATTGTCCTTCTCCTGGGCACCAATACATGTGGAGTAATTCACATCAATCGCAGCCTCAAGGCATGATGTGGCCAAACTCACCAACATATGTAGGTGGGGTCTGTGCTTCTCGCCCTCAACAACTGCATTCAGTTCCAAGGGCTCCGTCCCACATGCTCAATGCACTTGTACCAATAAACAACCATCATGTGGGTTCAGCGCCCTCTGTTAATCCATCCCTCTCTCTCTGGGATAGAAGACATGCCTATGCAGGAGAATCTCCAGATGCATCTGGTTTTCATCCAGGTTCTCTGGGAAGTATGAGGATTTCTGGAAATTCACCACATCCTTTGGAGTTCATTCCTCATAACGTTTTCTCGCGCACTGGTGGCAGCTGTATAGACTTGCCCATGTCTTCCAGTAATGTCGGCCATCAGCAGAGAAATTTAATGTTTCCTGGTAGAGCTCAAATAATTCCTATGATCAGTTCATTTGATTCTCCAAATGAAAGGATGCGGAGCCGTAGGAATGAAGGCAATTCAAGTCAGACTGACAACAAGAAGCAGTTTGAACTGGATATTGAACGGATTGCACGAGGGGACGATAAAAGGACAACCCTAATGATAAAGAATATTCCTAACAA ATATACTTCAAAAATGCTTTTGTCTGCAATAGATGAGCGTCACAGAGGAACATATGATTTCATCTATCTACCCATTGATTTCAAG AACAAATGCAACGTAGGCTATGCGTTTATCAACATGACTGAGCCTTCTCTTATTGTTCCGTTTTATCAT GCATTCAATGGAAAGAAATGGGAAAAATTCAATAGTGAGAAGGTGGCATCACTTGCATATGCTCGCATTCAGGGAAAATCTGCACTCATTGCTCACTTCCAGAATTCTAGCCTGATGAATGAAGATAAGCGATGCCGACCAATCCTCTTCCACACTGATGGCCCTAATGCTGGTGATCAG GTGCCGTTTCCCATGGGTGTAAGCATGAGGCCAAGAAGCAGCAAAAATCGAGCTGGCACGAGTGAGGAAAGCTACCAAGAGAGCAAGGATTTCATAATTGAAGAGTCTGTTAATGAATCAAATTGA
- the AML1 gene encoding mei2-like protein isoform X1, with translation MRELQGLSPSSYFSEELCFRDERQVGFWKANSLQNYHGLKSDDALQRAAVRSSPFENHISLGSPTTKHFEHHDSHLKQDKNVNSIIERRAVGIERASHSLPRGLDYNVGVRSIVSTDLASYPTEDDKISVLGGQCENGLFSSSLSELFSRKLRLPTNYSPHGHSVGAADSHYEEERFESLKELEAHAIGNLLPDDDDLLAGVTDGLDYVGQPYAGDETEDLDLFSSVGGMDLGEDGSSTGQQNSEYAGNYTLPLGDSNAAIGSQKPFEENPSRTLFVRNVNSSVEDSELQTLFEQYGDIRMLYTACKHRGFVMISYYDIRASQNAMKALQNNPLRRRKLDIHFSIPKVCMLHLSKLDIHFSIPKDNPSEKNANQGTLLVFNLDSSVSNDELRQIFGVYGEIKEIRETQHRSHHKYIEFYDVRAAEAALRALNRSDVAGKQIMIEAIHPGGTRRLSQQFPSELEQDEPGLYLHQNSPSSLATGFSVPGALPHGGHGLSMENGSILGRQSASGSAMNSYLDNAFDCGLSFSVPNSLLRLESKGGNQANVGETGHLQSQFNFDLRGTSGLHPHSLPEYHDGLSNGTTSISPGGISANMNIRPLEAIENRKFSRVGPNGQPVELNEVFTPNGTANCPSPGHQYMWSNSHQSQPQGMMWPNSPTYVGGVCASRPQQLHSVPRAPSHMLNALVPINNHHVGSAPSVNPSLSLWDRRHAYAGESPDASGFHPGSLGSMRISGNSPHPLEFIPHNVFSRTGGSCIDLPMSSSNVGHQQRNLMFPGRAQIIPMISSFDSPNERMRSRRNEGNSSQTDNKKQFELDIERIARGDDKRTTLMIKNIPNKYTSKMLLSAIDERHRGTYDFIYLPIDFKNKCNVGYAFINMTEPSLIVPFYHAFNGKKWEKFNSEKVASLAYARIQGKSALIAHFQNSSLMNEDKRCRPILFHTDGPNAGDQVPFPMGVSMRPRSSKNRAGTSEESYQESKDFIIEESVNESN, from the exons ATGAGAGAGCTACAGGGTTTATCCCCATCATCTTACTTCTCCGAGGAATTATGTTTTCGTGATGAG agacaagTTGGATTTTGGAAGGCAAATAGCCTGCAGAACTATCATG GTCTTAAAAGTGATGATGCTTTACAAAGAGCTGCTGTTCGTTCATCACCCTTTGAGAATCATATTTCGTTGGGCTCCCCGACGACGAAGCATTTTGAACATCATGATTCTCATCTAAAACAAGACAAAAATGTTAACAGTATCATAGAAAGACGAGCTGTTGGAATAGAAAGAGCATCTCACTCCTTACCTAGAGGTCTTGACTATAACGTGGGTGTAAGATCTATTGTCAGCACTGACTTGGCATCTTATCCAACAGAAGATGACAAAATTAGCGTATTGGGCGGTCAATGTGAGAATGGTCTCTTCTCGAGCTCATTATCAGAGTTATTCAGTAGAAAAT TGCGATTACCGACCAACTATTCCCCACATGGCCATTCTGTTGGAGCAGCTGACTCACACTATGAAGAAGAACGTTTTGAGTCCCTTAAAGAACTTGAGGCCCACGCTATTGGAAATCTTCTCCCTGATGATGATGACTTGCTTGCTGGGGTTACTGATGGGCTAGACTATGTTGGCCAACCCTATGCTGGTGATGAAACTGAGGATCTTGATCTTTTCAGTAGTGTTGGAGGTATGGACCTAGGAGAAGATGGTTCCTCTACAGGACAACAAAATTCTGAATATGCTGGGAATTATACTCTGCCTTTGGGAGACTCTAATGCTGCAATTGGTAGCCAGAAACCTTTCGAGGAAAATCCATCTAGAACGCTCTTTGTAAGAAATGTAAATAGCAGTGTTGAAGATTCTGAACTACAAACTCTTTTTGAG CAATATGGAGATATTCGCATGCTATATACAGCATGCAAACATCGCGGTTTTGTTATGATATCTTATTATGATATTCGAGCATCACAGAATGCCATGAAAGCTCTTCAGAACAATCCACTGAGACGCAGGAAGCTAGACATACATTTCTCTATTCCCAAGGTATGTATGCTTCATCTTTCGAAGCTAGACATACATTTCTCTATTCCCAAG GACAATCCATCAGAAAAAAATGCCAACCAAGGGACTCTCCTGGTTTTCAACCTTGATTCCTCTGTTTCAAATGATGAACTTCGACAAATATTTGGTGTATATGGGGAGATTAAGGAG ATCCGCGAGACTCAGCATAGAAGCCATCACAAATATATAGAGTTTTATGATGTTAGAGCTGCAGAAGCTGCTCTTCGTGCTTTAAACAGGAGTGACGTTGCAGGGAAGCAGATAATGATTGAAGCAATCCATCCTGGTGGTACCAGACG GTTGTCGCAGCAATTTCCTTCTGAGCTGGAGCAAGATGAACCTGGTCTTTATTTGCACCAGAATAGTCCTAGCAGTTTAGCCACTGGATTTTCTG TTCCAGGAGCACTTCCACATGGAGGACATGGTTTGAGTATGGAAAATGGATCTATTCTGGGCAGACAATCAGCCAGTGGTTCTGCCATGAATTCCTATTTGGATAATGCATTTGACTGTGGATTATCATTCAGTGTTCCTAACAGCTTATTGAGGTTGGAATCTAAGGGGGGCAACCAAGCTAATGTTGGTGAAACTGGCCACCTGCAGAGCCAATTCAATTTTGACCTTCGGGGCACATCAGGTCTCCATCCTCATTCTCTGCCAGAGTACCATGATGGTTTATCTAATGGAACGACCTCCATTTCTCCGGGCGGCATTTCTGCAAATATGAATATCAGGCCACTAGAAGCAATAGAAAACCGAAAGTTCTCCAGAGTTGGCCCTAATGGGCAACCGGTTGAACTAAATGAAG TTTTTACTCCAAATGGAACTGCAAATTGTCCTTCTCCTGGGCACCAATACATGTGGAGTAATTCACATCAATCGCAGCCTCAAGGCATGATGTGGCCAAACTCACCAACATATGTAGGTGGGGTCTGTGCTTCTCGCCCTCAACAACTGCATTCAGTTCCAAGGGCTCCGTCCCACATGCTCAATGCACTTGTACCAATAAACAACCATCATGTGGGTTCAGCGCCCTCTGTTAATCCATCCCTCTCTCTCTGGGATAGAAGACATGCCTATGCAGGAGAATCTCCAGATGCATCTGGTTTTCATCCAGGTTCTCTGGGAAGTATGAGGATTTCTGGAAATTCACCACATCCTTTGGAGTTCATTCCTCATAACGTTTTCTCGCGCACTGGTGGCAGCTGTATAGACTTGCCCATGTCTTCCAGTAATGTCGGCCATCAGCAGAGAAATTTAATGTTTCCTGGTAGAGCTCAAATAATTCCTATGATCAGTTCATTTGATTCTCCAAATGAAAGGATGCGGAGCCGTAGGAATGAAGGCAATTCAAGTCAGACTGACAACAAGAAGCAGTTTGAACTGGATATTGAACGGATTGCACGAGGGGACGATAAAAGGACAACCCTAATGATAAAGAATATTCCTAACAA ATATACTTCAAAAATGCTTTTGTCTGCAATAGATGAGCGTCACAGAGGAACATATGATTTCATCTATCTACCCATTGATTTCAAG AACAAATGCAACGTAGGCTATGCGTTTATCAACATGACTGAGCCTTCTCTTATTGTTCCGTTTTATCAT GCATTCAATGGAAAGAAATGGGAAAAATTCAATAGTGAGAAGGTGGCATCACTTGCATATGCTCGCATTCAGGGAAAATCTGCACTCATTGCTCACTTCCAGAATTCTAGCCTGATGAATGAAGATAAGCGATGCCGACCAATCCTCTTCCACACTGATGGCCCTAATGCTGGTGATCAG GTGCCGTTTCCCATGGGTGTAAGCATGAGGCCAAGAAGCAGCAAAAATCGAGCTGGCACGAGTGAGGAAAGCTACCAAGAGAGCAAGGATTTCATAATTGAAGAGTCTGTTAATGAATCAAATTGA
- the AML1 gene encoding mei2-like protein isoform X3 has translation MRELQGLSPSSYFSEELCFRDERQVGFWKANSLQNYHGLKSDDALQRAAVRSSPFENHISLGSPTTKHFEHHDSHLKQDKNVNSIIERRAVGIERASHSLPRGLDYNVGVRSIVSTDLASYPTEDDKISVLGGQCENGLFSSSLSELFSRKLRLPTNYSPHGHSVGAADSHYEEERFESLKELEAHAIGNLLPDDDDLLAGVTDGLDYVGQPYAGDETEDLDLFSSVGGMDLGEDGSSTGQQNSEYAGNYTLPLGDSNAAIGSQKPFEENPSRTLFVRNVNSSVEDSELQTLFEQYGDIRMLYTACKHRGFVMISYYDIRASQNAMKALQNNPLRRRKLDIHFSIPKDNPSEKNANQGTLLVFNLDSSVSNDELRQIFGVYGEIKEIRETQHRSHHKYIEFYDVRAAEAALRALNRSDVAGKQIMIEAIHPGGTRRLSQQFPSELEQDEPGLYLHQNSPSSLATGFSVPGALPHGGHGLSMENGSILGRQSASGSAMNSYLDNAFDCGLSFSVPNSLLRLESKGGNQANVGETGHLQSQFNFDLRGTSGLHPHSLPEYHDGLSNGTTSISPGGISANMNIRPLEAIENRKFSRVGPNGQPVELNEVFTPNGTANCPSPGHQYMWSNSHQSQPQGMMWPNSPTYVGGVCASRPQQLHSVPRAPSHMLNALVPINNHHVGSAPSVNPSLSLWDRRHAYAGESPDASGFHPGSLGSMRISGNSPHPLEFIPHNVFSRTGGSCIDLPMSSSNVGHQQRNLMFPGRAQIIPMISSFDSPNERMRSRRNEGNSSQTDNKKQFELDIERIARGDDKRTTLMIKNIPNKYTSKMLLSAIDERHRGTYDFIYLPIDFKNKCNVGYAFINMTEPSLIVPFYHAFNGKKWEKFNSEKVASLAYARIQGKSALIAHFQNSSLMNEDKRCRPILFHTDGPNAGDQVPFPMGVSMRPRSSKNRAGTSEESYQESKDFIIEESVNESN, from the exons ATGAGAGAGCTACAGGGTTTATCCCCATCATCTTACTTCTCCGAGGAATTATGTTTTCGTGATGAG agacaagTTGGATTTTGGAAGGCAAATAGCCTGCAGAACTATCATG GTCTTAAAAGTGATGATGCTTTACAAAGAGCTGCTGTTCGTTCATCACCCTTTGAGAATCATATTTCGTTGGGCTCCCCGACGACGAAGCATTTTGAACATCATGATTCTCATCTAAAACAAGACAAAAATGTTAACAGTATCATAGAAAGACGAGCTGTTGGAATAGAAAGAGCATCTCACTCCTTACCTAGAGGTCTTGACTATAACGTGGGTGTAAGATCTATTGTCAGCACTGACTTGGCATCTTATCCAACAGAAGATGACAAAATTAGCGTATTGGGCGGTCAATGTGAGAATGGTCTCTTCTCGAGCTCATTATCAGAGTTATTCAGTAGAAAAT TGCGATTACCGACCAACTATTCCCCACATGGCCATTCTGTTGGAGCAGCTGACTCACACTATGAAGAAGAACGTTTTGAGTCCCTTAAAGAACTTGAGGCCCACGCTATTGGAAATCTTCTCCCTGATGATGATGACTTGCTTGCTGGGGTTACTGATGGGCTAGACTATGTTGGCCAACCCTATGCTGGTGATGAAACTGAGGATCTTGATCTTTTCAGTAGTGTTGGAGGTATGGACCTAGGAGAAGATGGTTCCTCTACAGGACAACAAAATTCTGAATATGCTGGGAATTATACTCTGCCTTTGGGAGACTCTAATGCTGCAATTGGTAGCCAGAAACCTTTCGAGGAAAATCCATCTAGAACGCTCTTTGTAAGAAATGTAAATAGCAGTGTTGAAGATTCTGAACTACAAACTCTTTTTGAG CAATATGGAGATATTCGCATGCTATATACAGCATGCAAACATCGCGGTTTTGTTATGATATCTTATTATGATATTCGAGCATCACAGAATGCCATGAAAGCTCTTCAGAACAATCCACTGAGACGCAGGAAGCTAGACATACATTTCTCTATTCCCAAG GACAATCCATCAGAAAAAAATGCCAACCAAGGGACTCTCCTGGTTTTCAACCTTGATTCCTCTGTTTCAAATGATGAACTTCGACAAATATTTGGTGTATATGGGGAGATTAAGGAG ATCCGCGAGACTCAGCATAGAAGCCATCACAAATATATAGAGTTTTATGATGTTAGAGCTGCAGAAGCTGCTCTTCGTGCTTTAAACAGGAGTGACGTTGCAGGGAAGCAGATAATGATTGAAGCAATCCATCCTGGTGGTACCAGACG GTTGTCGCAGCAATTTCCTTCTGAGCTGGAGCAAGATGAACCTGGTCTTTATTTGCACCAGAATAGTCCTAGCAGTTTAGCCACTGGATTTTCTG TTCCAGGAGCACTTCCACATGGAGGACATGGTTTGAGTATGGAAAATGGATCTATTCTGGGCAGACAATCAGCCAGTGGTTCTGCCATGAATTCCTATTTGGATAATGCATTTGACTGTGGATTATCATTCAGTGTTCCTAACAGCTTATTGAGGTTGGAATCTAAGGGGGGCAACCAAGCTAATGTTGGTGAAACTGGCCACCTGCAGAGCCAATTCAATTTTGACCTTCGGGGCACATCAGGTCTCCATCCTCATTCTCTGCCAGAGTACCATGATGGTTTATCTAATGGAACGACCTCCATTTCTCCGGGCGGCATTTCTGCAAATATGAATATCAGGCCACTAGAAGCAATAGAAAACCGAAAGTTCTCCAGAGTTGGCCCTAATGGGCAACCGGTTGAACTAAATGAAG TTTTTACTCCAAATGGAACTGCAAATTGTCCTTCTCCTGGGCACCAATACATGTGGAGTAATTCACATCAATCGCAGCCTCAAGGCATGATGTGGCCAAACTCACCAACATATGTAGGTGGGGTCTGTGCTTCTCGCCCTCAACAACTGCATTCAGTTCCAAGGGCTCCGTCCCACATGCTCAATGCACTTGTACCAATAAACAACCATCATGTGGGTTCAGCGCCCTCTGTTAATCCATCCCTCTCTCTCTGGGATAGAAGACATGCCTATGCAGGAGAATCTCCAGATGCATCTGGTTTTCATCCAGGTTCTCTGGGAAGTATGAGGATTTCTGGAAATTCACCACATCCTTTGGAGTTCATTCCTCATAACGTTTTCTCGCGCACTGGTGGCAGCTGTATAGACTTGCCCATGTCTTCCAGTAATGTCGGCCATCAGCAGAGAAATTTAATGTTTCCTGGTAGAGCTCAAATAATTCCTATGATCAGTTCATTTGATTCTCCAAATGAAAGGATGCGGAGCCGTAGGAATGAAGGCAATTCAAGTCAGACTGACAACAAGAAGCAGTTTGAACTGGATATTGAACGGATTGCACGAGGGGACGATAAAAGGACAACCCTAATGATAAAGAATATTCCTAACAA ATATACTTCAAAAATGCTTTTGTCTGCAATAGATGAGCGTCACAGAGGAACATATGATTTCATCTATCTACCCATTGATTTCAAG AACAAATGCAACGTAGGCTATGCGTTTATCAACATGACTGAGCCTTCTCTTATTGTTCCGTTTTATCAT GCATTCAATGGAAAGAAATGGGAAAAATTCAATAGTGAGAAGGTGGCATCACTTGCATATGCTCGCATTCAGGGAAAATCTGCACTCATTGCTCACTTCCAGAATTCTAGCCTGATGAATGAAGATAAGCGATGCCGACCAATCCTCTTCCACACTGATGGCCCTAATGCTGGTGATCAG GTGCCGTTTCCCATGGGTGTAAGCATGAGGCCAAGAAGCAGCAAAAATCGAGCTGGCACGAGTGAGGAAAGCTACCAAGAGAGCAAGGATTTCATAATTGAAGAGTCTGTTAATGAATCAAATTGA